The Thiomicrorhabdus lithotrophica DNA segment CGGTGGAGGTTTAGCGAGTGAATGCATCGTGATGGAGTTGTTAAGTGGTTGTGAATAAACCTAAAACCATTTGGATTATCAATCAATATGCTTCCACCCCTGCAACTGGAATGGGTGGTCGTCATTTTTATTTGGCGAAAGAATTGGCTAAACAAGGGCATCAGGTTTATTTGATAGCGTCCAGTTATACTCATTTGTTGAGATCGCCCTTAGAGATTACAGATTCGTATTTTATTGAAGAGCTTGATGGGATAAGTTTCGTTTGGGTAAAAATGCCTCAATATGAAGATGCTCATGACAAAAAACGTGTTTTAAATTGGTTTATTTTTGCATGGAGACTATTGAAGTTACCAAAAGTGATTAAGGATAAACCTGATGTGGTGCTGGCCTCATCTCCTGCTCCTTTCGTTTTTTTAGGAGCACAAAGATTAGCTAAGAAATTTCATGCAAGATTAGTTTTTGAAGTTCGGGATATCTGGCCACTTACCCTTATTGAGTTAGGGGGCTACTCCTCCAAACATCCTTTTATTAGGTTAATGCAGTGGGTTGAGGATAAGGCATACCGTGAATCGGATACGGTATTATCCAATTTGCCCAATGCGGTGCGTCATATGGAGAGCCGAGGTATGAAGCCTGAAAAATTTTCTTGGATACCAAATGGCTTTGATACCGAGGAATTTTCTAACACAGAACCTTTATCAGAAGAGACGCTTCAAGCTTTACCCCAAGATAAATTTATAGTTGGTTATACAGGTACTTTAGGTGTTGCTAATGCCTTAGAGAACTTTATTGATGCTGCCGAACTTTTAAAGAAAAATGATAAAATAGCGTTTGTTTTGGTCGGGAAGGGTAAGGAAAAGAAAACATTGCAGACTCAAGTTAACAGACTTAAATTGAAGAA contains these protein-coding regions:
- a CDS encoding glycosyltransferase family 4 protein, coding for MNKPKTIWIINQYASTPATGMGGRHFYLAKELAKQGHQVYLIASSYTHLLRSPLEITDSYFIEELDGISFVWVKMPQYEDAHDKKRVLNWFIFAWRLLKLPKVIKDKPDVVLASSPAPFVFLGAQRLAKKFHARLVFEVRDIWPLTLIELGGYSSKHPFIRLMQWVEDKAYRESDTVLSNLPNAVRHMESRGMKPEKFSWIPNGFDTEEFSNTEPLSEETLQALPQDKFIVGYTGTLGVANALENFIDAAELLKKNDKIAFVLVGKGKEKKTLQTQVNRLKLKNVTFIDSIRKSQVQSMLEKFDACFIGWKKEAIYRYGIAPNKLPEYMLSATPIIHAYSGACDFVKEAEAGISVPAENPQAIAEAILALKQMSFEEISQLGQNGRNHALENYDYTKLAEKLSGILLD